One Leptolyngbya sp. CCY15150 genomic window carries:
- a CDS encoding DUF1822 family protein, translating into MSFVTPTLARHLPIDRISLTDAQLDQAIAATAEIEDSDRQWQAYLHYLASMGLENWLAQRDSVLSERLLPIIFNESDPIRAIAIDDTTLIPIATETLYDPTLFIPEAIAHCSATHYVWVEVLEELGEVLIQGYQPSAELQSHCSTAATLDRQNGYFISTDTFQADVNPLLLELRSTVSGWLYSTVESPVSASVTESVINVWNWFTQTVTPVVNQVSEQLNWTLLPPLQPAYGFRAVRSPLEDVTHAIAQLTDEGLEIPDTTCAAYRYIHFEGISMRLYAIAWILPSNEWTLLVILSGQPDGILPYGVSLQIRDDQQLLEAPILNQPNQTYLYAQVIGEPTERFNVTVQLPNGSAMILPPFTFESSSSN; encoded by the coding sequence ATGTCATTCGTTACTCCCACCCTCGCCCGACACTTACCCATCGATCGCATTTCCCTCACCGACGCGCAATTGGATCAGGCGATCGCTGCCACTGCCGAAATTGAGGATAGCGATCGCCAATGGCAAGCCTATCTGCATTATTTAGCCAGCATGGGTTTGGAAAACTGGCTAGCGCAGCGGGATTCCGTTTTATCAGAGCGATTGCTCCCCATCATATTTAATGAATCAGACCCTATTCGAGCGATCGCTATTGACGATACGACACTGATTCCAATCGCCACCGAAACGCTCTATGATCCCACCCTGTTTATTCCCGAAGCGATCGCCCATTGTTCCGCAACTCACTATGTTTGGGTTGAAGTTTTAGAAGAACTCGGTGAAGTTTTGATTCAAGGCTACCAGCCCAGTGCTGAACTGCAATCCCACTGCTCGACGGCGGCAACGCTCGATCGCCAAAACGGATATTTTATCTCGACTGACACCTTCCAAGCCGATGTGAACCCGCTACTACTCGAATTGCGATCGACCGTTTCAGGCTGGTTATACTCAACAGTTGAATCACCCGTATCAGCATCCGTAACTGAATCGGTGATTAACGTCTGGAATTGGTTTACTCAAACGGTTACTCCCGTTGTGAATCAGGTCAGTGAGCAATTAAACTGGACATTGTTACCACCCTTGCAACCTGCCTATGGATTCCGTGCCGTGCGATCGCCCTTGGAAGACGTGACCCATGCGATCGCCCAACTGACCGACGAGGGGCTAGAGATTCCAGATACGACCTGCGCCGCCTATCGCTATATCCATTTTGAAGGCATTTCCATGCGGCTCTATGCGATCGCTTGGATTTTACCCTCCAACGAATGGACATTGTTAGTGATCCTGAGTGGACAACCAGATGGTATACTACCCTATGGCGTCAGTCTGCAAATTCGAGACGACCAGCAACTTTTAGAAGCCCCGATCCTCAACCAACCCAATCAAACCTATCTCTATGCCCAAGTAATTGGCGAACCGACCGAACGCTTTAACGTCACCGTGCAACTGCCTAATGGTTCCGCCATGATCCTGCCGCCCTTCACCTTTGAATCCAGTTCCAGCAATTAG
- a CDS encoding CHASE2 domain-containing protein yields MFQLRIQAIQQDCLFELTWGTGQRLAATVPYPSVLDTHYQTWQQAYLSFYSQTQPLPSPSQNSPFRGRSAGSGSFAPPTIDWQAQLIEAETRLLYTFHRWLRSPELYDIQSTLAGASRQSASDDAAIDIFLTATPTSLLRLPWEAWEVGGMGGHLRIARCPAIVRSPSANRSKPRSRPRILTILGYDPGHTFEADWHQVQKSLRHLAEIPPPIGYHPDLTIPQLKQQIADAIADPQGWDMLIFAGHSNDTDLTGGELGIAPGISIQIKEIQSQLAIARQNGLQCAVFNSCNGVSIADTLINLGVSQVVVMREPIHAQVAQAFLIQFLQELGNQQDLHQALIHTCDYFKTDVNLTYPSAYLIPSIFRYPNAPVFQLHRQTWRDRLRLLCPTRYEAAILPTMLLLSWLVPVQNELLDQRVLMQARYRQWTGRIEPEPKPQLLLVQIDDESIQRAEIIEPKPMSRQYLADLVTQLSNSGTQTIAIDYLLDRAHEEQSALIQATQSAAERGSCLIFGAFPSQTGGWLQAPPELANPDYSIHGNATRAWGPSHRMPLMVGKPDIYLFAFTLSTFDALDGDRPCIQSTLTDEAQTIYPRLKWQPISQFAYGTLGGQYWLHPITDFSIPPQQVYEPIPAWQVIERSQTLDLSDWQTVMIASGGYEEAGLQPGEDSFKAPLAMQYWYRQDGNPHRLMTGGEHHAYLFHQIRTQRFVVPIPDTWMVVVAFLISKSLTLFLRQARSPKRYFYLLLWAGLAGSAIAYSLFSLELYLASVALLLPIVFPVITIFLMIGSHVHRNQLHQSKSRSES; encoded by the coding sequence ATGTTTCAACTTCGGATTCAAGCCATTCAGCAAGACTGCCTGTTTGAACTGACCTGGGGGACGGGTCAGCGTTTAGCCGCCACTGTTCCCTATCCATCGGTGCTGGATACTCATTATCAAACCTGGCAACAAGCCTATCTTAGTTTTTATAGCCAAACCCAGCCATTGCCTAGCCCATCACAAAACTCACCCTTTCGGGGGCGATCGGCGGGTAGCGGCAGCTTTGCACCCCCCACTATCGACTGGCAAGCGCAGCTCATCGAAGCCGAAACCCGCCTGCTCTATACCTTTCATCGCTGGCTCCGCAGCCCCGAACTGTATGATATCCAGTCCACCCTAGCGGGAGCTAGCCGCCAATCAGCCTCCGATGATGCCGCCATCGATATATTCTTAACTGCCACTCCAACCTCACTACTGCGCCTGCCTTGGGAAGCTTGGGAAGTCGGCGGAATGGGCGGACATCTACGCATTGCCCGTTGTCCTGCCATCGTGCGATCGCCCTCAGCAAACCGTTCTAAACCGCGATCGCGCCCTCGTATTTTAACCATCTTGGGATACGATCCCGGTCATACCTTCGAGGCGGATTGGCACCAGGTACAGAAATCCCTGCGTCACCTCGCCGAGATTCCGCCACCCATTGGCTACCATCCTGACCTCACCATTCCCCAACTCAAACAACAAATTGCCGATGCGATCGCTGACCCACAGGGATGGGATATGCTGATTTTTGCCGGACACAGTAACGATACGGATCTAACTGGTGGTGAACTGGGCATTGCTCCCGGTATATCTATTCAGATCAAAGAAATTCAATCACAACTGGCGATCGCCCGACAAAATGGCTTGCAGTGTGCGGTCTTCAATTCCTGCAACGGCGTCAGTATTGCCGATACGTTAATTAACTTGGGTGTGAGTCAGGTGGTGGTGATGCGTGAACCGATCCACGCCCAGGTTGCCCAAGCCTTTCTGATTCAGTTTTTACAGGAGTTGGGTAATCAGCAGGACTTGCACCAAGCGCTCATTCATACCTGTGACTATTTCAAAACCGATGTGAATCTAACGTACCCATCGGCATATCTGATTCCTAGTATTTTTCGCTATCCTAATGCTCCCGTTTTCCAACTGCATCGGCAAACCTGGCGCGATCGCCTGCGGTTACTTTGCCCTACTCGTTATGAGGCAGCAATATTACCGACCATGCTGCTTCTGAGTTGGCTAGTCCCAGTGCAAAATGAACTGTTGGATCAGCGCGTATTGATGCAAGCCCGCTATCGGCAATGGACAGGGCGCATCGAGCCAGAACCCAAACCCCAACTATTACTTGTCCAAATTGATGATGAATCGATCCAACGAGCTGAGATTATTGAGCCAAAACCCATGTCGCGGCAATATCTTGCAGATTTGGTAACTCAGTTATCGAATTCTGGCACACAAACGATCGCCATTGATTATCTACTTGACCGTGCCCATGAGGAACAATCGGCTCTAATCCAGGCAACCCAATCGGCGGCTGAGCGGGGATCTTGTCTAATCTTTGGTGCATTTCCGAGTCAGACTGGAGGATGGCTTCAAGCTCCACCTGAATTAGCCAATCCAGACTACAGTATTCACGGCAATGCCACTCGCGCTTGGGGGCCATCTCATCGGATGCCGTTGATGGTTGGCAAACCTGATATTTATCTATTTGCATTCACCCTATCTACGTTTGATGCATTAGACGGCGATCGCCCTTGTATTCAATCGACTCTAACCGATGAAGCTCAGACTATTTATCCACGCCTCAAATGGCAGCCCATCTCCCAATTTGCCTATGGAACCCTCGGCGGACAATATTGGCTACACCCCATCACTGACTTTTCAATTCCTCCGCAACAGGTCTATGAACCGATTCCTGCCTGGCAAGTGATTGAGCGATCGCAGACGCTAGACTTATCTGATTGGCAAACGGTGATGATTGCATCGGGCGGCTATGAAGAAGCTGGATTGCAGCCCGGTGAAGACTCGTTCAAAGCTCCACTTGCGATGCAGTATTGGTATCGACAGGACGGTAATCCCCATCGGCTGATGACGGGGGGTGAACACCATGCCTATCTATTTCATCAGATCAGAACGCAGCGATTTGTGGTGCCAATTCCAGATACATGGATGGTGGTGGTGGCGTTCTTGATAAGCAAATCCCTGACGCTTTTCCTACGGCAAGCGCGATCGCCAAAACGTTACTTTTATCTACTGTTGTGGGCTGGATTAGCGGGTAGCGCGATCGCCTATAGTCTATTCAGTTTGGAGTTATATCTTGCGTCAGTAGCATTGCTGCTGCCCATTGTATTTCCCGTGATAACAATTTTCCTGATGATCGGTTCTCATGTACATCGTAATCAGTTACACCAAAGTAAATCGAGGAGTGAATCATGA
- a CDS encoding CHAT domain-containing protein, whose protein sequence is MSEELGSAEKTLGLGYLMQQAGASAAIASLWQVSDGGTQVLMDAFYAALNNGYSKAEALQRAQIALITSDETVLEGDRGNATINIIDTRTGQPLERSTDLAHPYYWAPFILIGNGL, encoded by the coding sequence GTGAGTGAGGAATTGGGCAGCGCAGAAAAAACTCTTGGATTGGGCTATCTGATGCAGCAAGCGGGTGCGTCAGCGGCGATCGCCTCCCTCTGGCAAGTCAGCGATGGTGGCACCCAAGTCTTGATGGATGCCTTCTATGCGGCACTAAACAACGGCTACAGCAAAGCTGAGGCACTGCAGCGGGCGCAGATTGCCCTGATTACTAGCGATGAAACCGTATTAGAGGGCGATCGCGGCAACGCTACTATCAACATTATCGATACTCGCACCGGACAACCCCTAGAGCGCAGCACTGACCTGGCCCACCCCTACTATTGGGCACCGTTTATTTTGATTGGCAATGGGCTGTAG
- a CDS encoding Uma2 family endonuclease gives MVASSQRPLDPDEYLRLEAESPIKHEYVNGEVYAMAGATDAHVTIAGNLFAMLRSHVRGTDCRVYIADMKLRVETRNCFYYPDVVVTCDERDAETPTYKRFPKLIVEVLSASTEAFDRGNKFFDYQTLDTLDEYVLINTQHQRVECFRRNSEGLWVLQSYHPTDETFELQSLAFQDNLDALYEDVTLEPTPLT, from the coding sequence ATGGTTGCTTCGTCTCAACGCCCCCTTGACCCCGATGAATATCTGCGGCTTGAAGCCGAAAGCCCCATCAAGCATGAGTACGTCAATGGTGAAGTCTATGCGATGGCCGGGGCGACGGATGCCCATGTGACGATCGCTGGCAACCTGTTTGCCATGCTCCGCAGCCATGTGCGGGGAACAGACTGCCGGGTTTACATTGCCGATATGAAGCTACGGGTCGAGACACGAAACTGTTTTTATTATCCCGATGTGGTGGTGACGTGCGATGAGCGGGACGCAGAAACCCCGACCTACAAGCGATTTCCGAAGCTAATTGTAGAGGTGCTGTCGGCTTCGACAGAAGCCTTCGATCGCGGCAATAAGTTTTTTGATTACCAAACCCTCGATACGCTGGACGAATATGTGCTGATTAATACTCAGCATCAACGGGTGGAATGTTTTCGGCGTAACTCGGAGGGGCTATGGGTGCTGCAATCCTATCATCCAACGGATGAAACCTTTGAGTTACAGAGCCTTGCGTTTCAGGATAATCTAGATGCACTCTATGAAGATGTGACGTTGGAGCCAACTCCATTGACTTGA
- a CDS encoding caspase family protein, whose product MPQFNRRRFLQAAGTTLATIGLSQFDFLRQANRYGRVLAQDTPRKLALLVGINQYESASSLRGCLNDVEMQRELLIRRYGFNPGDIVEVWDNASSSDLRPTRDNIIRAFKEHLIAQAHPGDVVVFHYSGHGSRVEDPTPLDSEACREARDCNLNGTLVPNDRIAFDPQDTTITVKDIMGRSLFLLTRAIDTDNVTMVLDSCHSGAGTRGNTVVRAEVRDFSRTFLASPEEFEMQQELVTHLDLSQAAFEAARLEGIANGIAIGSARREQLALDYAFDGFSAGAFSYLLTRYLWQLSGSEAAGTTYVNLARSTRVLAERHPQDPIIEYEPGTDNQEKPLYFVEPERPSAEAVITDITGSQISFWLGGISSQNIGSTDTIFTVLDANNEILLQADGDPLQIQQETRSGLAATGRVLNGDPSQLQAGQLLRERVVGIPLNPKLILGLDPSLGDETESARTALNDALIADSVNRLEVVDVDPDDPVSLDYILGKATEDLLAQLTEAGETDLPPINTIGLFTPALSPVLNTFGRVNESAIAAVGRLRPQFRLFLVGQILNGIATTSSNLNIQGNVFAASGASVPISGRQSGNPFQSPSVATQAFRTGEAIQIQIDNQEDREMYMSCLAIDAGGNLITLYPIDFEAPEDSSLIEAESSLTVPRPEDESAFAVSGSGVVQLITLVSTEPLRNVLRGLEDMARSRGVSRGFLQLQENEPLRVLGDLLGDVGDISRSSDPATIGVVDMSQQSPIDTNVLAAFSTMIEIREESE is encoded by the coding sequence ATGCCCCAATTCAATCGCCGCCGTTTTCTGCAAGCCGCCGGAACCACCCTCGCCACCATTGGTCTGAGCCAGTTTGACTTCCTGCGTCAGGCCAACCGCTACGGACGAGTGCTAGCCCAAGACACCCCCCGTAAGCTGGCGCTGCTGGTCGGTATCAATCAATACGAGAGTGCAAGTTCCCTGCGTGGCTGCCTCAACGACGTCGAGATGCAGCGGGAACTGCTGATCCGTCGCTATGGCTTCAACCCCGGCGATATCGTCGAAGTGTGGGACAACGCCAGCAGCTCAGACCTGCGCCCTACCCGCGACAATATTATCCGCGCCTTCAAAGAACACCTAATTGCCCAAGCCCACCCTGGCGATGTGGTGGTATTTCACTATTCTGGTCATGGCTCCCGCGTCGAAGATCCCACCCCGCTCGATTCCGAAGCTTGCCGTGAAGCAAGAGACTGTAACCTAAACGGCACTCTGGTTCCCAACGATCGGATCGCCTTTGACCCACAAGACACAACGATCACGGTTAAAGATATTATGGGGCGATCGCTCTTTTTGCTGACCCGCGCCATCGACACCGATAACGTCACCATGGTGCTGGATAGCTGCCACTCTGGAGCCGGAACGCGAGGCAATACAGTCGTCCGCGCTGAAGTCAGAGACTTTAGCCGCACCTTCTTAGCCAGCCCTGAAGAATTCGAGATGCAGCAAGAACTGGTTACTCATCTTGACCTTAGCCAAGCAGCCTTTGAAGCCGCCCGCCTTGAAGGCATTGCTAACGGCATTGCGATCGGCTCTGCCCGGCGGGAACAGCTTGCCCTCGATTATGCATTTGATGGCTTTAGTGCTGGAGCCTTTTCCTATCTGCTCACTCGTTATCTATGGCAACTATCGGGCAGCGAAGCCGCCGGCACCACCTACGTCAACCTTGCCCGCAGCACTCGCGTCTTGGCTGAGCGTCATCCCCAAGATCCGATCATCGAATATGAACCGGGCACCGATAATCAAGAAAAGCCGCTGTATTTTGTTGAACCAGAGCGCCCCAGTGCTGAAGCGGTGATTACCGACATTACCGGCTCCCAAATTTCATTTTGGTTGGGTGGTATCTCCTCTCAAAATATTGGTTCCACCGACACGATTTTTACCGTTCTCGATGCCAATAATGAGATCCTGCTGCAAGCCGACGGCGATCCACTTCAGATCCAGCAAGAAACGCGATCGGGATTAGCCGCCACCGGACGAGTCTTAAACGGCGATCCGTCCCAGCTTCAGGCCGGGCAACTGCTGCGGGAACGAGTGGTTGGCATTCCCCTGAATCCCAAGCTTATCTTGGGACTTGATCCATCCCTTGGCGATGAAACCGAATCCGCACGGACAGCATTGAACGACGCACTGATTGCCGATAGCGTCAATCGTCTGGAGGTCGTTGATGTTGACCCCGATGATCCGGTATCGCTGGATTATATCTTGGGTAAGGCAACTGAAGACCTGCTGGCTCAACTTACCGAAGCAGGAGAAACTGATCTGCCACCCATTAACACCATCGGATTATTTACCCCCGCATTATCACCGGTGCTTAATACCTTTGGGCGGGTCAATGAAAGTGCGATCGCCGCTGTGGGTCGCTTACGTCCCCAGTTCCGGTTATTCCTCGTGGGTCAGATCTTAAACGGTATCGCCACCACCAGTTCTAACCTCAACATTCAGGGCAACGTCTTTGCTGCCAGCGGGGCATCGGTACCCATTTCTGGTCGTCAGTCGGGTAATCCATTTCAGTCGCCATCCGTGGCGACTCAAGCCTTTCGAACCGGAGAGGCGATTCAGATACAAATCGACAACCAAGAAGACCGAGAAATGTATATGAGTTGCCTGGCTATCGATGCGGGCGGCAACTTGATTACGCTGTACCCCATTGATTTTGAAGCGCCAGAAGATTCTTCTCTGATTGAAGCGGAGAGTAGCTTAACTGTTCCTCGTCCAGAAGATGAGAGTGCTTTTGCGGTCAGCGGGTCAGGGGTTGTTCAACTGATTACCCTCGTCAGCACCGAGCCCTTACGGAATGTATTGCGAGGGTTAGAAGACATGGCGCGTAGCCGTGGTGTATCCAGAGGTTTCCTACAACTTCAGGAGAATGAACCCTTACGGGTCTTGGGGGATCTGCTAGGGGATGTGGGTGACATATCTCGTAGCAGTGACCCAGCCACGATTGGTGTTGTGGATATGAGTCAACAAAGTCCGATAGATACGAATGTGTTAGCAGCATTCTCGACGATGATCGAGATTCGGGAGGAGTCGGAATAA
- a CDS encoding DUF1902 domain-containing protein: MRRFQHQPRAPPSFQITATWDTTAAVWVVTSDDIPGLATESPSLDTLQDKLRVMIPELLRLNQVIATDYRGAIAFELISHKHGAIAS, translated from the coding sequence ATCCGTCGTTTCCAACATCAACCTCGTGCCCCGCCCTCGTTTCAAATCACTGCAACTTGGGACACCACGGCTGCCGTTTGGGTCGTCACCAGCGATGACATTCCCGGACTAGCCACCGAATCTCCCTCCCTAGACACCCTGCAAGACAAACTGCGGGTGATGATTCCAGAACTGTTACGCCTCAATCAGGTTATTGCTACCGATTATCGAGGCGCGATCGCCTTTGAACTGATCAGCCACAAGCATGGCGCGATCGCGTCATAG
- a CDS encoding CHAT domain-containing protein: MYKKFLVIFLIALLTSTLLGNNQVAISQEPSIEVLRAESRRLLEQGNQFLQAGSPDEALPLLEEALEVAQNTRDRRQEADTRVALCAAYRVGAARFNEAVDQCEQAISIYQSLDDIPAVAETFERLGRYFYIFDPGESEECVEYIDQAILLYRELGDIDQEVEAIVAVTTCLDRIREVRATDLPRLQEIYTQVHDFDLRVSVMERMAFMAEKAGRRDEAEVLLQEISILHREREDWEGESNFYVRLSDWYRTFFSDHDLFIYYRSQAAEVYRQLGDFEAEVDSILGTMSILNGWYYGGLDIKLSFYQRAAEIKESLGDYDSLASIYCSMGSLYLEALQYEEAILNYEQSLRFSQLASISSNEACAIQPLAEAYHAVGQNEEALARYQQIRYVNGLADADLTRGMARVYQETEDYEGVVSLYLEAIEESLASSNFAQASDMHQELVDFYIEREQYESAIVGYQKIIEIWQSVGNMSYEIAATAKLARLYRELNRNDEAAFQYEHIISLNQELAELGRRSEIPDELESFYLGQVGIDEAIIQHWRLVDIAHELNDLSGEAKALANLVYFYDKKQDHVSTDHTLTRLEQLVSAAQAENSSSLSMLSYHLGRAYLDLRQYSEANAVFQISINTCLNNLGSYASTLLCLQEPYTGLSISLLSTPNDEGSQSTLYQVIDNIERLDAGDFYFPEYVAFGDRQFGDSLRYGNFQSYFPYLALQEKLVSSGAVEDALIVSERSRSTGLVIELEEQVLQQEFSEELNSQYWYDLVWSWQEDGGDELNYLLTGKTIDLAAVRQVAQTENTVIVHYSINDIDEYNSTLYIWITKPSGEIYFHEVNLEDHENSLFNLINVSREAIETRDIAHIAVISSSESSESAQRERQNLRALYNLLIKPIEEYLPEDAETKILFIPQSELFLVPFSALVDERGQYFVERHPVYTAHSIQALALFDQLYDSQEFNLAETLPSEVLVVGNPSPMPSLSVSENQLPQQLSSLPGAEAEALSVANLFRTSPLIGEEAKEHKVVEQMQTASIIHLATHGLMHTGDSLYQESGAIALAPDPNAPMTYQWHPEEGRLDDGFLAAEEINDMDLRAQLVVLSACDTGRGDVNRDGVMALSRAFMQAGVPTVLASLWKVPDDSTAFLMTQFYTHWKEGASKAQALRLAMLDTMQIYPEPVNWAAFTIAGEAQ; encoded by the coding sequence ATGTATAAAAAATTTTTAGTCATATTTCTTATAGCCTTACTCACCTCAACTTTACTGGGTAATAATCAAGTTGCAATCTCTCAAGAACCTTCTATTGAAGTACTCAGAGCTGAAAGCAGGCGATTGTTAGAGCAAGGGAACCAATTTCTACAAGCTGGAAGTCCTGATGAGGCTCTACCACTACTAGAAGAAGCATTAGAAGTAGCTCAAAATACTAGAGATAGACGCCAAGAAGCAGATACAAGAGTTGCACTTTGTGCAGCCTATAGAGTCGGTGCTGCACGATTCAACGAAGCAGTAGACCAGTGCGAGCAAGCAATATCCATCTATCAAAGCCTTGATGATATACCTGCTGTAGCTGAAACATTTGAAAGATTAGGAAGATACTTTTATATCTTTGATCCTGGAGAATCAGAGGAATGTGTCGAATATATTGACCAGGCAATTTTACTTTATCGAGAACTCGGAGATATTGACCAAGAGGTGGAGGCAATAGTAGCAGTTACTACTTGCCTTGACCGCATTAGAGAGGTGAGAGCAACAGACTTGCCACGGCTGCAGGAAATCTACACTCAAGTCCATGATTTTGATTTACGAGTTTCCGTCATGGAAAGAATGGCCTTTATGGCTGAAAAGGCAGGACGGCGTGATGAGGCAGAAGTATTACTTCAGGAAATTTCAATTTTACACCGTGAAAGAGAAGATTGGGAAGGTGAGTCCAACTTTTATGTAAGACTGAGTGATTGGTATCGTACCTTCTTTTCAGATCATGATCTATTTATCTACTACCGCAGCCAAGCTGCAGAAGTTTACCGGCAATTAGGGGATTTTGAAGCTGAAGTAGATAGTATTTTAGGGACGATGTCTATACTCAATGGATGGTACTATGGTGGGCTTGATATTAAGCTCTCCTTTTATCAAAGGGCTGCAGAAATAAAGGAAAGTTTAGGAGACTATGATTCTTTGGCTTCTATTTATTGTTCTATGGGTTCCTTGTACTTAGAAGCCCTGCAATACGAAGAAGCAATTCTCAATTATGAGCAGAGTCTTCGATTTTCACAATTAGCAAGCATAAGCAGTAATGAGGCTTGTGCCATTCAGCCCTTGGCCGAAGCTTATCATGCCGTCGGACAGAACGAAGAAGCCCTCGCTCGATATCAACAAATTAGATATGTGAATGGACTAGCAGATGCAGATTTAACACGAGGTATGGCACGAGTTTATCAAGAAACTGAAGATTATGAAGGAGTTGTGTCTCTTTATTTGGAAGCTATTGAAGAGTCACTTGCTTCCAGTAATTTTGCACAAGCGTCTGATATGCACCAGGAGTTAGTTGATTTTTATATTGAACGAGAACAATATGAGAGTGCAATAGTTGGGTACCAAAAGATCATTGAAATATGGCAATCAGTTGGAAATATGAGCTATGAGATAGCTGCTACCGCAAAGTTAGCTAGGCTTTATAGAGAACTAAATAGAAATGATGAAGCAGCATTTCAGTATGAGCACATAATTTCTCTAAACCAAGAGTTAGCAGAATTAGGTAGAAGATCAGAAATTCCAGATGAACTAGAGAGTTTTTATCTAGGGCAAGTAGGGATAGATGAAGCTATTATTCAACATTGGAGGTTGGTTGATATAGCCCATGAACTAAATGACTTATCTGGTGAGGCAAAGGCATTAGCAAATCTGGTCTATTTTTATGATAAAAAGCAGGATCATGTCAGCACTGATCATACGCTTACCCGACTTGAGCAGCTCGTTTCTGCTGCTCAAGCAGAAAATTCAAGTTCTTTGTCTATGCTCTCCTATCACCTGGGAAGAGCTTATCTAGATTTAAGGCAATACAGTGAGGCGAATGCAGTATTCCAGATATCAATCAATACCTGCTTAAATAACCTTGGATCTTACGCATCTACTCTTTTATGTTTACAAGAGCCTTATACTGGTTTGTCTATTTCTTTGCTGAGCACGCCTAATGATGAAGGATCTCAATCAACTTTATACCAAGTGATTGATAATATAGAACGATTAGATGCAGGAGATTTTTATTTTCCTGAATATGTTGCTTTTGGAGATCGCCAATTCGGGGACAGTCTACGTTATGGAAATTTCCAATCATATTTCCCTTACTTAGCTTTGCAGGAAAAGCTCGTCAGTAGTGGTGCTGTAGAAGATGCACTCATTGTTTCTGAAAGAAGCCGTTCGACTGGTCTGGTTATAGAGCTAGAAGAACAAGTTTTACAACAAGAGTTCTCCGAAGAGCTAAATTCTCAATACTGGTATGATTTGGTATGGTCATGGCAAGAAGATGGTGGTGACGAGCTTAATTACTTACTCACTGGAAAGACAATTGATTTAGCTGCTGTTCGTCAGGTCGCTCAGACAGAGAACACAGTTATCGTTCACTATTCGATCAATGATATTGACGAGTATAATAGTACCTTGTATATTTGGATCACAAAACCTTCGGGTGAAATTTATTTTCATGAAGTTAATCTTGAAGATCATGAAAATTCCTTGTTCAATCTAATTAATGTAAGTCGTGAAGCTATCGAGACAAGGGATATTGCCCATATAGCTGTCATTTCCTCTTCGGAGAGTAGTGAATCTGCACAAAGGGAAAGACAAAACCTCAGAGCCTTGTATAATTTACTAATTAAGCCTATTGAAGAGTATCTTCCAGAGGATGCAGAGACGAAAATCTTATTTATTCCTCAATCTGAGCTTTTCCTAGTTCCATTTTCTGCACTTGTTGATGAACGTGGGCAATATTTTGTTGAGAGACATCCTGTCTACACAGCGCATTCAATCCAAGCATTGGCTTTATTTGATCAACTTTATGATTCTCAAGAATTTAATCTAGCTGAGACTTTGCCGTCAGAAGTATTGGTTGTTGGGAATCCTTCTCCCATGCCTTCTCTTTCTGTTTCCGAAAATCAGCTTCCACAACAACTATCAAGCTTACCTGGGGCTGAAGCAGAGGCTTTAAGCGTTGCAAATCTTTTTAGGACAAGCCCGTTGATAGGAGAAGAGGCAAAAGAACACAAAGTTGTTGAACAAATGCAAACAGCGTCCATTATTCATCTGGCTACACATGGTTTGATGCATACAGGTGATTCTCTCTATCAGGAATCGGGTGCGATTGCCTTAGCCCCTGATCCAAATGCCCCTATGACTTATCAATGGCATCCTGAAGAAGGGAGACTAGATGATGGCTTTCTAGCTGCAGAAGAAATTAATGACATGGACTTAAGGGCACAGCTTGTTGTTCTCAGTGCTTGTGATACAGGCCGTGGAGACGTGAATCGAGATGGGGTGATGGCTTTATCTCGTGCTTTTATGCAGGCTGGAGTTCCAACCGTTCTTGCCTCTCTATGGAAGGTTCCTGATGATTCAACAGCATTCCTGATGACCCAATTCTATACCCATTGGAAAGAGGGCGCCAGTAAAGCACAAGCATTACGTCTAGCCATGTTGGATACAATGCAAATTTACCCTGAACCTGTGAATTGGGCAGCTTTCACCATAGCTGGAGAAGCACAATAA